One window of Macrococcus sp. 19Msa1099 genomic DNA carries:
- a CDS encoding transglycosylase domain-containing protein, which yields MARKKKRNIKKLILQIAGGIFLLFAALFICGMLLFLYYAYKAPKFNEASLRDQLPTKIYDKDDNLVTVLQMGQKREQVKFKDIPDQVKNAVLATEDNRFYEHGAIDFKRLSGAIFKNVSGGFGSQGASTLTQQVVKRSFLTDKKSIERKAQEAYLSYRLEQEYSKDEIFEMYLNKIYYSDGIYGVKTAAKYYFNKDLNQLSLAESAYLAGLPQIPNTYNIYDNPEAAEKRKDTVLYLMNRHGRITKAEMEDAQNTDLSQTLVQRTAAQRQNLEENDPDYASYINVIKQEIKKNKEFEGKDLQDILTSGLSIYTTMDNNVQLSLQNNTDNMNIYKNKYHQAASSIVDTKTGALIAISGGRNYTDVVDRNLATDVHPVGSTIKPFLSYGPIIENEQWSTGHRIQDEAEYDIHGIKFKNYDSQNHGNVTMRDAIRRSLNIPALKIFQAVQSEAGNDASYKFAKNLGLNYPSNDLGPSEALGGSSSEFTPLQMASAYAAFGNGGTYNESHAIRKIETQDNETIKFDFNSRKAMEDYTAYMITDMLKGTFEPYGTAYGSQIPGLNLAAKTGTGTYGDETYKKYNLPDSAAKDVWIVGYSPQYTMSVWMGFTQMAQYGENSFVGPEEQSLPKELFRQVMSEISPIDGQDFEMPSSVEKYGGFLQVKGQSDNGYTSNVKPNNTNDAVRDNSRAASTNTYQNDTNYNTTREPNTTEARTVESTTTERPTTERATTERATTERPTTERPTTQEAATERPTTQPATTERATTEPATQPATTERATQPATSEP from the coding sequence ATGGCTAGAAAGAAGAAACGTAATATAAAAAAGTTAATTCTACAAATTGCAGGCGGCATATTTCTTTTATTTGCTGCACTTTTTATTTGTGGGATGCTTCTTTTCCTATATTATGCATACAAAGCACCAAAGTTTAATGAAGCATCGCTTCGTGATCAGCTTCCTACAAAAATTTACGACAAGGATGATAACTTAGTCACCGTTCTACAAATGGGACAAAAACGAGAACAGGTCAAGTTTAAAGACATTCCTGACCAAGTAAAGAATGCTGTACTCGCAACTGAAGACAATCGTTTTTATGAGCATGGTGCTATCGATTTCAAAAGGTTATCTGGTGCAATATTTAAAAACGTCTCCGGAGGTTTCGGGTCACAGGGTGCGTCTACTTTAACACAGCAAGTTGTTAAACGATCCTTTCTGACAGATAAAAAATCTATCGAAAGAAAAGCTCAGGAAGCGTATCTTTCCTACAGATTAGAACAAGAATACAGTAAAGATGAAATATTTGAAATGTACCTTAATAAAATTTATTATTCTGATGGTATCTACGGCGTAAAAACAGCTGCAAAATATTATTTTAATAAAGATTTAAATCAGCTTTCACTCGCTGAATCAGCATATCTTGCCGGTCTACCTCAGATTCCTAACACCTATAATATATATGATAATCCAGAGGCTGCTGAAAAGCGCAAGGATACTGTTCTATATTTGATGAACCGTCATGGAAGAATAACAAAGGCTGAAATGGAAGATGCACAAAATACAGACCTTTCGCAAACTTTAGTGCAGCGCACAGCCGCACAAAGACAGAACCTTGAAGAAAATGATCCGGATTATGCATCTTATATTAACGTGATAAAACAAGAAATTAAGAAGAATAAAGAATTTGAGGGTAAAGATTTACAAGATATATTAACAAGTGGTTTATCTATCTATACTACCATGGATAATAATGTGCAATTATCACTTCAGAATAACACTGATAACATGAACATCTACAAGAATAAATATCATCAGGCTGCTTCTTCTATCGTTGATACGAAAACAGGTGCCCTGATTGCAATTAGTGGCGGAAGAAACTATACAGATGTTGTCGATAGAAATTTAGCTACAGATGTACATCCAGTTGGTTCAACAATTAAACCGTTTTTAAGCTATGGACCTATAATCGAGAACGAACAATGGTCAACAGGACACAGAATTCAGGATGAAGCTGAATATGATATTCACGGCATTAAATTTAAGAACTATGACTCTCAGAATCATGGTAATGTTACAATGAGAGATGCAATAAGACGAAGTTTAAATATACCCGCATTAAAGATATTCCAGGCGGTACAGTCTGAGGCAGGAAATGACGCCTCATATAAATTTGCAAAGAACTTAGGATTAAATTATCCATCTAACGATCTCGGTCCTTCAGAGGCACTAGGGGGATCATCTTCGGAGTTTACTCCTTTACAGATGGCCAGTGCATATGCTGCGTTCGGTAATGGCGGAACATATAATGAATCTCATGCGATTCGAAAGATTGAAACGCAAGATAATGAAACTATAAAATTTGATTTTAATTCTAGAAAAGCAATGGAAGATTATACAGCATATATGATTACTGATATGTTAAAAGGGACATTTGAACCATATGGTACTGCTTACGGTAGTCAGATCCCTGGTTTAAATCTTGCTGCGAAGACAGGAACAGGAACTTATGGCGATGAAACTTACAAAAAATATAATTTACCTGATAGTGCAGCAAAAGATGTTTGGATTGTAGGGTATTCACCACAATATACGATGTCTGTGTGGATGGGCTTCACACAAATGGCACAATATGGTGAGAATTCTTTTGTAGGTCCTGAAGAACAATCGCTCCCAAAAGAACTTTTCAGACAAGTCATGAGTGAAATCAGTCCAATTGATGGTCAAGATTTTGAAATGCCTTCTTCTGTGGAGAAATATGGTGGCTTTCTACAGGTTAAAGGACAATCAGATAATGGATATACAAGTAATGTAAAACCAAATAATACAAATGATGCTGTTCGGGATAATTCTCGGGCAGCTTCTACAAATACTTATCAAAATGACACGAACTATAATACGACACGTGAACCCAACACAACTGAAGCTCGTACAGTAGAAAGTACGACGACTGAACGTCCGACAACTGAACGTGCGACGACTGAACGTGCTACGACTGAACGCCCGACAACTGAACGTCCGACTACACAAGAAGCAGCAACTGAACGTCCGACTACACAACCCGCTACGACTGAGCGAGCAACAACCGAACCGGCAACGCAACCGGCAACAACTGAACGTGCAACACAGCCTGCTACAAGTGAACCGTAA
- a CDS encoding YpoC family protein has product MKEELIELEASIDEAIKNRKMKQKENQQKIDRYYLLLINILNEINEIDSTERQLDYNKKPLNFHDRIEYFESHKYQYMGYEQIKTMMKEVLKLKAVHDLKKKK; this is encoded by the coding sequence ATGAAAGAAGAACTGATTGAACTTGAAGCATCGATTGACGAAGCAATTAAGAACAGAAAAATGAAACAGAAGGAAAATCAGCAAAAAATTGATCGCTATTACCTATTGCTTATTAACATTTTGAATGAAATAAATGAAATTGATAGTACAGAAAGACAGTTAGATTATAACAAGAAACCTTTAAACTTCCATGACCGAATTGAATACTTTGAATCTCATAAATATCAGTATATGGGATATGAACAAATTAAAACGATGATGAAAGAAGTTTTAAAATTAAAGGCAGTCCATGATTTGAAGAAGAAAAAATAA
- the nth gene encoding endonuclease III yields the protein MISKKKTLEMLDIIDEMFPDAECELVHDNPFELTIAVLLSAQCTDVLVNKVTKSLFQKYKTPEDYLSVSIEELMDDIRSIGLYKNKAKNIQALCRILIDRYEGQVPQSHSALVELPGVGQKTANVVVSVAFGIPALAVDTHVERVSKRLGICRWKDNVKQVEATLTKHIPMERWNKTHHQLIFFGRYHCTARNPKCLECPLLQMCREGRKRHKVIVQ from the coding sequence ATGATAAGTAAGAAAAAGACATTAGAAATGTTAGATATTATAGATGAGATGTTTCCGGATGCTGAATGTGAACTTGTGCATGACAATCCATTTGAACTAACGATTGCTGTGCTGCTATCTGCTCAATGTACGGACGTATTAGTGAACAAAGTGACAAAATCTTTGTTTCAGAAGTATAAGACTCCGGAAGATTATTTATCAGTTTCAATTGAAGAACTAATGGATGATATACGCTCAATAGGACTATATAAAAATAAGGCTAAAAATATTCAGGCATTATGTCGGATTCTAATTGATCGATATGAGGGTCAAGTTCCACAGTCTCATAGTGCGCTCGTTGAACTTCCAGGAGTAGGGCAGAAAACTGCAAACGTTGTCGTTTCTGTTGCATTTGGTATTCCCGCGCTTGCAGTAGATACACATGTAGAGCGTGTTTCAAAAAGACTTGGCATTTGCAGATGGAAAGATAATGTAAAACAAGTAGAAGCGACACTGACGAAACACATTCCGATGGAGCGATGGAATAAGACACATCATCAGCTGATTTTCTTTGGGCGTTATCATTGTACCGCACGTAATCCGAAGTGCCTTGAATGTCCATTATTACAGATGTGCAGAGAGGGCCGTAAAAGACATAAGGTGATAGTCCAATGA
- a CDS encoding DnaD domain protein yields MELFKKPVIIPHQLFKYYPLLNISETELMVILKIIELSDDQQLPSFEMLAEQMSINQNEIMLIIQNLISKDLLKITVVKDNHAQFNEIFDFSSLEEQLDRLLKKQARVADQHNNQLNFEKVFERFETTFGRPLTPLEIQTINHWLDKDNHHLDLINEALNEASVHNKLSIKYIDRILLNWKKKNVKSVVDSKEVSKQFKQKNLVKQVPDIPVFDWVNGESPYDK; encoded by the coding sequence ATGGAACTGTTTAAAAAACCGGTGATCATACCACATCAGCTATTTAAATATTATCCGTTGTTAAACATTAGCGAAACTGAGTTGATGGTAATATTGAAAATTATAGAATTATCAGATGACCAACAGCTTCCCTCTTTTGAAATGCTTGCAGAACAGATGAGTATCAATCAAAATGAAATCATGCTGATTATCCAGAATTTAATTAGTAAAGATCTATTAAAGATAACCGTCGTTAAAGACAATCACGCACAGTTTAATGAAATTTTTGATTTTTCTTCCCTGGAAGAACAGTTAGATCGACTTCTAAAAAAACAAGCTAGAGTCGCAGATCAGCACAATAATCAATTGAATTTTGAGAAGGTGTTTGAACGTTTTGAAACGACATTCGGTAGACCGTTGACACCACTTGAAATTCAGACGATCAATCATTGGCTAGATAAAGATAACCATCATCTGGATCTAATCAATGAAGCATTAAATGAGGCATCTGTGCATAATAAACTAAGTATAAAGTATATCGATAGAATTCTGTTAAACTGGAAAAAGAAAAATGTTAAAAGTGTCGTGGATTCAAAAGAAGTAAGTAAACAGTTTAAGCAGAAAAATTTGGTAAAGCAAGTGCCAGATATTCCTGTATTTGACTGGGTAAATGGGGAGAGTCCTTATGATAAGTAA
- the asnS gene encoding asparagine--tRNA ligase, whose product MTKITINQSPNYVGQTVTIGAWILNKRSSGKIAFLQLRDGTGFMQAVVVKESIGEDLFKVAKGITQESSLFITGVIKEDERSDFGFEMEVTDLEVIHEAVDYPITPKAHGTDFLMDHRHLWLRSKRQHAVMKIRNEIIRATYEFFNEQGFTKIDPPILTGSAPEGTSELFHTKYFDEDAFLSQSGQLYMEAAAMAHGKVFSFGPTFRAEKSKTRRHLIEFWMIEPEMAFYRHEDSLEVQEQYVTHLVKSVLKNCQLDLKILGRDTTKLEQITTPFPRITYTDAIKFLKEQGFDDIEWGDDFGAPHETAIANHYDKPVFIINYPTSIKPFYMQPNPEEEGTVKCADMIAPEGYGEIIGGSERIDDLELLQQRIKEHGLDPEAYSYYTDLRKYGSVPHSGFGLGLERTVAWLSGVEHVRETSPFPRLLNRLYP is encoded by the coding sequence ATGACGAAGATTACAATTAATCAATCACCTAATTACGTGGGTCAAACAGTTACGATTGGTGCATGGATCTTAAACAAGCGCTCTAGTGGTAAAATTGCCTTTTTACAGCTACGTGATGGTACAGGATTTATGCAGGCAGTTGTTGTTAAAGAATCCATTGGTGAAGATTTATTTAAAGTAGCCAAAGGTATTACACAGGAATCATCACTATTCATTACTGGTGTGATTAAAGAAGATGAACGTTCTGACTTTGGGTTTGAAATGGAAGTAACCGATCTCGAAGTTATTCATGAAGCGGTAGATTATCCCATTACACCTAAAGCGCATGGTACAGATTTCTTAATGGATCATAGACATCTTTGGTTGCGTTCTAAACGCCAGCATGCCGTTATGAAAATTAGAAATGAAATTATTAGAGCGACGTATGAATTTTTTAATGAACAAGGATTTACAAAGATTGATCCACCAATACTAACTGGTTCAGCACCAGAAGGTACGAGCGAACTTTTCCATACGAAATATTTTGATGAAGATGCATTCTTATCTCAAAGCGGCCAGCTTTATATGGAAGCAGCAGCGATGGCACATGGAAAAGTATTCTCTTTCGGACCAACATTCAGAGCTGAGAAATCTAAGACGCGTCGCCACTTAATTGAATTCTGGATGATTGAGCCAGAGATGGCATTCTATAGACATGAAGATAGTCTGGAAGTGCAAGAGCAATATGTTACACACCTTGTAAAATCAGTACTTAAAAATTGTCAGTTGGATTTAAAGATTCTAGGACGCGATACAACAAAATTAGAACAAATTACGACACCGTTCCCAAGAATAACATACACAGACGCAATCAAATTCCTAAAAGAACAAGGATTCGATGATATCGAATGGGGGGATGATTTCGGTGCACCTCATGAGACTGCAATTGCCAATCATTATGATAAACCAGTCTTCATCATCAATTATCCAACAAGTATCAAGCCGTTCTATATGCAGCCGAACCCGGAAGAAGAGGGTACTGTTAAATGTGCAGATATGATTGCTCCTGAAGGTTATGGTGAAATCATCGGAGGTTCGGAACGTATCGATGATCTTGAGCTATTACAACAACGTATTAAAGAACATGGTTTAGATCCAGAAGCCTATAGCTATTATACAGATTTAAGAAAGTATGGTAGCGTACCGCATTCAGGTTTCGGATTAGGTCTTGAACGTACAGTTGCATGGTTATCAGGAGTAGAGCATGTTAGAGAAACAAGTCCGTTCCCTCGTCTGTTGAACCGTCTCTACCCATAA
- a CDS encoding helicase C-terminal domain-containing protein, with translation MNRKYAVVDIETTGNNLDSDEIIQVGIAIVQNKKIIETYDTFIACNNEIPAFIQSLTKIDAIDLVDAPNFSHVASHIIKLLDGCVFVAHNVQFDLRFLQKYFSESGHKFQPRYIIDTVDWFKIVYPSLERYQLKSIADDLGIKLSSAHRAIDDAIATAEVFIESIKKVATFPSDTIKMLYQFAKRMRYSSDELLFEILVSQTQAHHYECWNGLYYNKATKKNPSLYPFEEEYRTYFKRAISQLGYTFREKQCELSEHIYRQLREDSVLTIEADLGGGKTISYLLAAVYYLSTYRKSLLISTSTIFLQNQLIDEDLRRIEHALKIKVPFQIIKSRRHYLSLEFVSFILDDQKENHDILLLKMQLIVYLLEPHGGDIDRLNLNGGRKIYFELMTSMFDSAQHQHFSYEDSSETLHIGITNHAHLLSRRKDNIFNHYEHLIVDEAHQLLDYALNNSYDALNYQTIKYIIGQTIKSVPDNTSNTLDTLVDMDFEISQLNHKIDDMFDHLLENYSSKSVVKVKVEENDDIYILFKEIHSMINVLLSYEMDVSIRTRLETVQQYFLSVWIQIKVYKELYIHMKNNSKSGMSLISKSIKLNEILTNRIFDRFTSKVFVSGTMQTLSFLEQFHPSLDHFYKYENTFSKYKATLFVPSDIQNYHYMKQDQYIESCLQYIHYYLENMSSKVLILMNSYRQIEILRSYLVELYDPSLIITQTSDVNTSKLNEQFNTLDNGIFLATQTFYEGVDFKYDGFKTVMIISLPFMHPDDLNIMLMRDEVNDVFMDYQLPGAVNKLHQATGRLIRNEQDRGMLICFDRRLLEGRYANYFSHVLKSFHVKSGTIEDFTEIIEQINQEK, from the coding sequence ATGAATAGAAAGTATGCCGTTGTCGATATTGAGACGACAGGAAATAATCTGGATAGTGATGAAATTATCCAAGTGGGTATTGCAATCGTTCAAAATAAAAAAATAATAGAGACATATGATACGTTTATTGCTTGTAATAACGAAATACCGGCCTTTATACAGTCTCTCACCAAAATTGACGCCATCGACCTTGTAGATGCACCAAACTTTAGTCATGTCGCATCACATATTATCAAACTTCTAGATGGCTGTGTGTTTGTTGCTCATAATGTACAGTTTGATCTAAGGTTCCTACAGAAGTACTTCAGTGAATCGGGACATAAATTTCAGCCCCGTTATATCATTGATACGGTTGATTGGTTTAAGATTGTCTATCCATCGCTAGAGCGATACCAATTGAAATCTATTGCTGATGATCTTGGAATTAAGTTAAGCAGTGCACATCGTGCAATCGATGATGCAATCGCAACTGCAGAAGTATTTATTGAAAGTATAAAAAAAGTTGCGACTTTCCCTTCGGATACGATCAAGATGCTCTATCAATTCGCTAAACGAATGCGTTATTCAAGTGATGAACTTTTGTTCGAAATCTTAGTTTCACAAACACAAGCGCATCATTATGAATGCTGGAATGGACTCTACTACAATAAAGCAACAAAAAAGAATCCAAGTTTATATCCATTCGAAGAAGAATATCGCACCTATTTTAAACGTGCGATCAGTCAGCTGGGATATACATTTCGAGAGAAGCAGTGTGAGCTTTCTGAGCACATATACAGACAATTACGTGAAGACAGCGTTCTGACGATTGAAGCCGATCTTGGTGGTGGTAAGACTATAAGTTATTTACTGGCAGCTGTTTATTATTTAAGTACCTATAGGAAGTCGCTATTAATTTCTACATCTACGATTTTTCTGCAGAATCAACTCATTGATGAAGATTTAAGACGAATTGAACATGCATTGAAGATAAAAGTGCCTTTTCAGATTATCAAGAGTAGGCGCCATTACTTATCGTTAGAATTTGTATCGTTTATTCTAGATGATCAGAAAGAGAATCATGATATTCTTCTTTTAAAGATGCAGCTTATTGTATACCTGCTGGAACCACATGGTGGAGATATTGATCGACTGAATTTAAATGGCGGGAGAAAAATTTATTTTGAATTGATGACTTCCATGTTCGATAGCGCTCAGCATCAACATTTTTCGTATGAGGATTCTAGTGAAACATTGCATATCGGTATAACGAACCATGCGCATCTTTTAAGTAGAAGAAAAGATAATATATTTAATCATTATGAACACCTTATTGTTGATGAAGCTCATCAGCTCTTGGATTATGCATTAAACAATTCTTATGATGCACTGAATTATCAAACAATCAAATATATTATTGGACAGACGATAAAGTCGGTTCCAGATAATACTTCTAACACTTTGGATACGCTTGTAGATATGGATTTTGAAATTAGCCAGCTCAATCATAAAATTGATGATATGTTTGACCATCTTCTGGAGAATTATTCCTCTAAATCCGTGGTAAAGGTAAAAGTAGAAGAGAATGATGATATATATATATTATTCAAAGAGATTCATTCGATGATTAATGTTTTGCTTTCATATGAAATGGATGTGTCTATACGAACGAGATTAGAGACCGTACAGCAATATTTCTTATCGGTATGGATACAGATAAAGGTCTATAAAGAATTGTATATTCATATGAAGAATAATAGTAAATCGGGAATGTCACTTATAAGTAAATCTATTAAATTAAATGAAATATTAACCAACAGAATCTTTGACCGTTTTACATCAAAGGTCTTTGTATCAGGTACGATGCAGACATTGTCGTTTCTAGAGCAATTCCATCCATCGCTAGACCATTTTTACAAGTATGAAAATACCTTTTCTAAATATAAGGCAACACTCTTTGTACCATCAGATATTCAGAACTACCACTATATGAAACAGGACCAGTATATTGAGTCATGTCTGCAATATATTCATTATTATCTTGAGAATATGTCTTCCAAAGTATTGATTCTGATGAATAGTTATCGTCAGATCGAGATACTAAGAAGTTATCTTGTAGAGCTGTATGATCCATCGTTAATTATTACTCAGACATCAGATGTTAATACATCGAAGTTAAATGAACAGTTTAATACGCTTGACAATGGAATATTCTTAGCAACGCAGACTTTCTATGAAGGAGTAGACTTTAAGTATGATGGATTTAAGACAGTGATGATTATTTCATTACCATTTATGCACCCAGATGATCTGAATATTATGCTGATGCGAGATGAAGTGAATGATGTATTTATGGATTATCAGCTACCTGGTGCTGTAAATAAGCTGCATCAGGCAACAGGACGCTTAATTCGTAATGAACAGGATAGAGGTATGCTTATCTGTTTTGATCGTAGGCTACTTGAAGGACGTTATGCAAACTACTTTAGTCATGTTCTAAAGTCCTTTCATGTCAAATCCGGAACAATTGAAGACTTTACAGAAATTATCGAACAAATTAATCAAGAAAAGTAA
- a CDS encoding biotin--[acetyl-CoA-carboxylase] ligase, protein MSKYENDIVKMLLESNTSVSGQKIAEQLNISRTAVWKAIDQLKDRGYKVESISNKGYLLVAFPKQWDSHLLSSILERSSLFNKGYIFEELKSTQDEAEKIALLESQPFIVISEKQTEGRGRFKRHWSSQPNTGLWMSIVLQPDISLQKLTTFNLFIALALAKTVGYYHPDVKIKWPNDIYLNEKKLSGFLTEIKGSQDNITQIICGIGVNLNTQRTDFPNELESTATSLHIETGDNIDRYEFLERLILNVEKYYYLFLTGTFSEIKDEYESYALIFDRTLKYTEGSRVIIGQAESLNNDGTLNVKSAEGDMHRFISADIEL, encoded by the coding sequence ATGTCGAAATATGAAAATGATATCGTTAAAATGTTGCTCGAGTCGAATACTTCTGTGTCAGGACAAAAGATTGCTGAACAATTAAATATATCACGAACTGCTGTATGGAAAGCGATTGACCAACTAAAGGACAGAGGATATAAGGTTGAATCTATCAGTAATAAAGGTTATCTGCTTGTTGCTTTTCCAAAACAGTGGGACAGTCATCTTCTCAGTAGCATATTAGAAAGGTCTTCATTATTTAATAAAGGATATATTTTTGAAGAACTTAAGTCTACTCAGGATGAAGCAGAAAAGATTGCTTTGTTAGAATCACAGCCTTTTATAGTGATTAGTGAGAAGCAGACGGAGGGTAGAGGTCGTTTTAAACGTCATTGGTCATCGCAGCCCAATACAGGGTTATGGATGAGTATCGTATTACAGCCTGACATCAGTTTGCAGAAACTAACAACATTTAATCTATTTATCGCACTTGCGCTCGCTAAAACAGTTGGATACTATCATCCAGATGTTAAAATAAAATGGCCCAATGATATTTATCTGAATGAAAAGAAATTAAGTGGATTCTTAACAGAAATTAAAGGGAGCCAGGATAATATCACTCAAATTATTTGTGGTATTGGTGTTAATTTAAATACCCAGCGCACTGATTTCCCGAATGAACTTGAATCAACTGCTACTAGTTTACATATTGAAACAGGTGATAATATTGATAGATATGAATTCCTTGAAAGACTAATACTGAATGTTGAGAAATATTATTATTTGTTCTTAACAGGAACATTTAGTGAAATCAAAGATGAATATGAATCATATGCCTTAATATTTGACCGAACATTAAAGTATACTGAAGGAAGTCGTGTAATTATTGGTCAAGCCGAGTCCTTGAATAATGATGGCACATTGAACGTAAAATCAGCAGAGGGTGATATGCATCGATTTATCAGTGCTGATATTGAATTGTAG
- a CDS encoding CCA tRNA nucleotidyltransferase has product MQIKNMIKALQPHEQHRFKCAFGIIETLESYGYKGYIVGGAIRNLLMGIPVNDIDITTDCLPEQMIRIFERTIPVGIEHGTVIVLVDDFPFEVTTFREDGEYKDHRRPDSVNFVTSLKIDLERRDFTVNAIAADKYQLYDYFDGTKHIEDQLIQAVGNSALRFEEDALRIIRALRFMSVLDFKIEQETLENMKESAQYLESVSIERIIIELCKLLSGVNVTRSLKLFFELGINRYIPFFKDMKPYIVTQPVLLYEYISSYIFLHDQTLSQTLPQLKLSNAEKKNIKQTITLLHHLVEGDRTIEYLLYHFGLDFLKHTLSLARTVNIENLHINYKSYDEKSLSEIYDGLPIHSRESLAINGTILMEYYKRKGGPWIKDILSITENAVLHNEVQNTKNTLLEWIDCNVEI; this is encoded by the coding sequence ATGCAGATCAAGAATATGATAAAGGCATTACAGCCACATGAGCAGCATCGATTTAAGTGCGCATTCGGTATCATCGAAACTTTAGAATCATATGGATACAAAGGCTATATCGTTGGCGGTGCTATTAGAAATCTATTAATGGGTATCCCAGTCAATGATATCGATATTACCACTGACTGTCTTCCAGAGCAGATGATACGTATCTTCGAACGCACAATTCCTGTCGGGATTGAACATGGAACAGTTATAGTACTTGTTGACGACTTCCCATTTGAGGTGACAACGTTCAGAGAGGATGGCGAATATAAGGATCACCGAAGGCCAGACTCCGTAAACTTTGTAACGTCATTGAAAATAGACCTGGAACGAAGAGATTTTACTGTCAATGCGATTGCAGCAGACAAATATCAACTTTATGATTATTTTGACGGAACAAAACATATCGAAGACCAATTAATTCAAGCGGTTGGTAATTCTGCATTAAGATTTGAAGAAGATGCATTGCGGATTATACGTGCTTTAAGATTTATGAGCGTATTAGATTTTAAAATTGAGCAAGAAACTTTAGAAAATATGAAGGAAAGCGCACAATATCTTGAGTCTGTATCAATTGAAAGAATAATAATAGAGTTATGTAAACTTTTATCAGGGGTAAATGTAACAAGATCATTAAAGTTATTTTTTGAACTTGGAATTAATCGCTATATTCCGTTTTTTAAAGACATGAAGCCTTATATCGTTACCCAGCCGGTACTACTTTATGAATACATCTCAAGTTACATATTTCTTCATGATCAGACACTTTCACAGACACTTCCGCAACTGAAGTTGTCAAATGCTGAAAAGAAAAATATTAAACAGACAATAACGCTACTGCATCATTTGGTAGAAGGTGATAGAACAATCGAATATCTACTTTATCATTTTGGATTAGATTTCTTGAAACATACACTGAGTCTTGCAAGGACGGTTAATATTGAAAATCTTCATATTAACTATAAGTCTTATGATGAGAAGTCACTTTCTGAAATATACGACGGGCTACCCATTCATTCGAGAGAGAGTCTTGCAATCAATGGTACAATACTAATGGAATATTATAAAAGAAAAGGTGGTCCGTGGATAAAAGATATCCTGAGCATCACCGAGAATGCGGTTTTACACAACGAGGTGCAGAATACAAAAAATACTTTGCTGGAATGGATTGATTGTAATGTCGAAATATGA